GAAGATAAATTTATATCAGGTAGTAATACCATAAAATATACCGTTTTAGAAGCACAACAAATTCTTCAAATAGATTTGCAACCGCCTTTACAAATAGAAAAAGTAACTCAAGATGGAGAAGAATTAGTACTAAGGTCAAATATAAACGCACATTTCATCACCCTAAAAAAAGAACAGAAAAAAGGAGACAAAAACGAGATTACAGTCTACTATTCGGGAACACCTAGAGCTGCTAAAAATGCACCATGGGACGGCGGTTTCTCTTGGAAAAAAGATAGTAATGGAAAAGATTTTGTTGCTACCTCATGTCAAGGATTAGGGGCTAGCGTTTGGTGGCCTAATAAAGACCACATGTATGATGAAGTAGATAGTATGGCCATTAGTGTTACCGTACCTAAAGGATTAATGGATGTTTCTAATGGACGATTAAAATCTGTTGAAGAAAATGAAACCACTACCACTTATAACTGGATTGTTGCAAACCCAATAAATAATTATGGCGTAAATGTTAATGTAGGTGACTATGTACATTTTGGTGAAAAATACCCGGGAGAAAAGGGTACTTTAGATATGGATTACTATGTCTTGAAAGATAATTTAGAAAAGGCAAAAGAGCATTTTAAAGATGCGCCTAAAATGATGAAAGCTTTTGAACATTGGTTTGGCCCCTACCCATTTTATGAAGATAGTTTTAAATTAGTAGAAGTGCCGTATTTAGGTATGGAACACCAAAGCTCTGTAACTTATGGTAACCAATTTATGAAAGGGTATTTAGGACGTGATTTATCTGGCACTGATTGGGGTTTAAAATTTGATTACATTATTATTCACGAAGCAGGGCACGAGTGGTTTGCTAATAATATTACCTATAAAGATATTGCCGATATGTGGATCCATGAAAGCTTTACCACCTACTCCGAAAATTTATTTATAGACTACTATTATGGCAAAGAAGCCGCTGCAGATTATGTTATTGGTACCAGAAAATTAATACAGAATGACCGGCCTATTATTGGTGCTTATCATGTAAACAATGAAGGAAGTAGTGATATGTACTTTAAAGGTGCCAATGTGTTACATACCTTACGACATGTAGTTAATGATGACGAAAAATGGAGAAGTATTTTGAGAGGTTTAAATAAAGATTTCTACCATAAAACAGTGACTACAGCTCAAATAGAAAATTACATCTCTAAAGCCGCTAAAATAGATTTAAGCGCCTTTTTTGAACAATACTTAAGAACTATAAAGGTTCCTGTATTAGAATACCACTATGATGGCAAAAAATTGAAATACAGGTATACGCATATTGTAACTGGTTTTGCAATACCAGTAAGCGTTTCTAGTGCAGGAAAACAGCTTTGGATTACTCCTACTGCAGAATGGAAAACAAGCATATTAAAAGGCGATATCGCTACATTTAAGGTAGATCGTAATTTCTACATAAACCAAAAAGAGGTTGCCAATTAATAATTTCTTAAAGAACGTAAACATAGCATATTATATAAAAAATGTACTGAGCTATGTTCATTTTTTAAATGTTAGCTGCAAACTCAAATTAACTTTGTGACGAAACGGACTCGTACTTCCTAAGTCCGTTTTGTATCCGTAACTGAACTACTGTATTAAAAAAAAATGGATGAAACTATAAGCTCGGGAAAAATATAGAATGAACTTATAAAAGGGAATAAAATACGACACTTTTTATTTGATTTGATCCTATTTAAAGACGAATACAGCCAAATATGTTATTTCATGAAATTATATTGGGTCTTTAGCCTAACCCTTAAAAACCGTCAAAAAACACCGCACCTCTTTACAATAAAAGGTGTAAAGGAAATAAACATACCGTTTGATGTGTGTGTGTGTAAGCTGATATTAAAAGATACTATTACCTTTAAAACGTGTTCTAATAATACAATCTAAAATCAAGTCCCTTACAGAGGTTATAATGTTTTTGAAACATCATCTCTACGACTTCTTTTAGGTCTTCATTTTCTTGGTACATACTAAAAAACACTCTATCTATAGTACCTATACTAGAAATTTCATTGAGATTAGATCGGTAACCAGAAATAGCGCGT
This genomic stretch from Cellulophaga algicola DSM 14237 harbors:
- a CDS encoding M1 family metallopeptidase → MKHFLTVFFFLLLSLSSHSQGLLQAKDYFTEQDSLRGSITPERAWWDLNFYDLKITIKPEDKFISGSNTIKYTVLEAQQILQIDLQPPLQIEKVTQDGEELVLRSNINAHFITLKKEQKKGDKNEITVYYSGTPRAAKNAPWDGGFSWKKDSNGKDFVATSCQGLGASVWWPNKDHMYDEVDSMAISVTVPKGLMDVSNGRLKSVEENETTTTYNWIVANPINNYGVNVNVGDYVHFGEKYPGEKGTLDMDYYVLKDNLEKAKEHFKDAPKMMKAFEHWFGPYPFYEDSFKLVEVPYLGMEHQSSVTYGNQFMKGYLGRDLSGTDWGLKFDYIIIHEAGHEWFANNITYKDIADMWIHESFTTYSENLFIDYYYGKEAAADYVIGTRKLIQNDRPIIGAYHVNNEGSSDMYFKGANVLHTLRHVVNDDEKWRSILRGLNKDFYHKTVTTAQIENYISKAAKIDLSAFFEQYLRTIKVPVLEYHYDGKKLKYRYTHIVTGFAIPVSVSSAGKQLWITPTAEWKTSILKGDIATFKVDRNFYINQKEVAN